In Paroedura picta isolate Pp20150507F chromosome 6, Ppicta_v3.0, whole genome shotgun sequence, one genomic interval encodes:
- the SMIM11 gene encoding small integral membrane protein 11, whose protein sequence is MLLLNWKALENFPLLMYILAAKTIILCLAFAGAKMYQRKRLEEKMKKEQEEKQKREAEKKWN, encoded by the exons ATGTTGCTACTGAATTGGAAG GCATTGGAAAATTTCCCACTGCTTATGTACATTTTAGCAGCTAAAACGATAATCCTTTGCTTAGCATTTGCTGGTGCAAAAATGTACCAGAGGAAAAGActtgaagaaaaaatgaaaaaagagcaggaggagaaacagaaaagggaagcTGAGAAGAAATGGAACTGA
- the C6H21orf140 gene encoding uncharacterized protein C21orf140 homolog: protein MHRIVNPLLKHIMHRSYLDPTLKKQCLQYLKTLRTLQFNGYNTIFLGETDILESLITGEKVPQEGNLNWPVWTIVHAASSQGWVPWKYRVFLRDDLPLNQQEDVFQELCDFLAVTYGKCAIVVREKRPPRVKNEETNQEEEISEPRPTSPLYLSSIKCCQETAKATGHELLSVPFPYNYLHPMDTAWSSLKWFVISNRKDYSLKSIERTYSYHCILFSDLIEKGIERMSPTKWKVAVSKVRRWENYYLDKFS from the coding sequence ATGCATCGCATTGTGAATCCACTTTTAAAGCACATCATGCACCGGAGTTACCTGGATCCTACTTTGAAAAAACAATGCCTTCAATATCTAAAGACACTGAGAACCCTGCAGTTCAATGGTTACAATACCATATTTTTAGGAGAAACTGACATTTTGGAAAGCCTAATAACAGGGGAAAAGGTTCCTCAAGAAGGCAATCTCAACTGGCCTGTATGGACAATCGTCCATGCTGCTAGTAGTCAAGGATGGGTACCATGGAAATACAGAGTGTTTCTAAGAGATGATTTGCCTTTAAACCAGCAAGAAGATGTCTTCCAAGAGTTATGTGACTTCTTGGCTGTCACCTATGGAAAGTGTGCCATTGTGGTCAGAGAGAAAAGACCACCGAGAGTGAAAAATGAAGAGACCAATCAAGAAGAAGAGATAAGTGAGCCTCGGCCCACATCTCCCCTGTACTTATCCAGTATCAAGTGCTGCCAAGAGACTGCCAAGGCCACAGGTCATGAACTTCTCTCAGTGCCTTTTCCTTACAACTACCTGCACCCTATGGATACTGCTTGGTCATCCTTAAAATGGTTTGTCATCAGTAACAGAAAGGACTATTCTCTGAAGTCCATAGAGAGGACCTATTCATATCACTGTATCCTTTTCAGTGACTTGATTGAAAAAGGAATAGAGAGAATGAGTCCTACCAAGTGGAAGGTAGCAGTTAGCAAAGTGCGGAGATGGGAAAACTATTACCTGGACAAGTTTTCCTAA